Proteins encoded by one window of Vigna radiata var. radiata cultivar VC1973A chromosome 5, Vradiata_ver6, whole genome shotgun sequence:
- the LOC106761254 gene encoding uncharacterized protein LOC106761254: MKIQKIRKQREMEGIEGDGSGRGEGSSKRYNLKPSRVSNEDILICLDVDPQCLVEMKGATGPNGRPLTRLDSVKQAIILFVNAKLTINPQHRFAFATLSNTISWVRKDFTSDIDSTIAAMRSISASSSAGPPDLTLLFRLAAHEAKKSRVQGRIFRVLLFYCRSSERPQHQWPVNQKVFTLDVMYLHDKPGPDNCPQEVYDTLVEALEHVSEYEGFILESGQGLARVLFRHVLILLSHPQQRCIQEYLDIPKSIAKKVPQVEPMATEDTAPIATQ; this comes from the exons atgaaaattcAGAAGATTAGGAAGCAGAGAGAGATGGAGGGAATTGAAGGAGATGGCAGTGGAAGGGGTGAGGGAAGCAGCAAAAGATACAATCTGAAACCCTCGCGAGTTTCGAACGAAGATATTCTGATTTGCCTGGACGTAGATCCTCAGTGCCTCGTCGAGATGAAAGGGGCCACCGGACCCAACGGCAGACCCCTCACCCGATTGGACTCCGTCAAGCAAGCCATCATTCTATTCGTCAATGCCAAGCTCACCATCAACCCCCAACACCGTTTCGCCTTCGCCACTCTCTCCAACACCATTTCCTGG GTGCGCAAAGACTTCACCTCTGACATCGACTCAACAATCGCTGCAATGCGGAGCATTTCAGCTTCTTCTTCCGCCGGCCCACCCGATCTCACCCTTTTGTTCCGATTGGCCGCTCATGAAGCCAAGAAATCCCGTGTGCAGGGTCGCATCTTTAGAGTT CTTCTGTTCTACTGCAGATCATCAGAGCGACCACAGCATCAGTGGCCGGTGAACCAGAAGGTGTTCACATTGGATGTGATGTACCTTCATGACAAGCCTGGTCCTGATAATTGCCCCCAGGAGGTTTATGATACACTGGTGGAGGCACTTGAACATGTTAGTGAATATGAGGGGTTTATCTTGGAGAGTGGACAGGGTTTGGCACGTGTTCTATTCCGTCACGTCCTCATTCTTCTGTCCCATCCTCAGCAGCGTTGTATCCAGGAGTATCTTGACATTCCAAAGTCAATTGCAAAGAAGGTTCCTCAGGTGGAGCCTATGGCCACCGAAGATACCGCTCCGATAGCCACCCAATAA
- the LOC106761841 gene encoding far upstream element-binding protein 2 — MADETHYSSPKDSAPLKRKYEDQSSDRPTGFSAGPATGIELAKQRAQEVAARLLSVAPPPPLDAKRPKSDNGAPTSGFDSYDAKPQYSAVPPVSYSHQGTSKKIDIPNGRVGVIIGKSGETIKYLQLQSGAKIQVTRDMDADPNSATRTVELMGTPEAIASAEKLINEVLAEAESGGSGIVARRLTGQAGSDEFVMRIPNNKVGLIIGKGGETIKNMQASTGARIQVIPLHLPPGDTSTERTLKIDGTPEQIESAKELVNQIISGENRLRNPSMSGGYPQQGYQSRPPSNWGPPAPMQQPGYGYVQPGAYSGPSPQYNMPQPPYSGYPPQQPGGYSTNWDQSSAPPHQQSTHAGGYDYYSQQPQPQNPGGPAPPADGSAYNYSQPPSSAYSQPGQGYAQDSYNAYNAQSHSGYGQPPTYDQQQGYGSVTGYGSGNNQAQEGHTSGYASQGDSAPAPSTQPTTIAQQGYPTSQQPSSNTSNYPPQGTPQSGYGVPPTSQAAYGSQPQPGYGPGYGAPQSQKPSGNPSVYGQSQSPSAVGGYGQSAYPAQPPPSGYTQPQAETGAQRAPPSGYGAGQPGYGSQAYGAPQGGQPAYGQAPPPYTNSSYGAGYTQAPAYTGDGNGSGNTQPPQTTAAKTSPQT, encoded by the exons ATGGCGGACGAAACTCACTATTCATCTCCCAAAGACTCTGCGCCCCTCAAACGCAAGTACGAAGACCAATCCTCCGACAGGCCCACTGGCTTCTCGGCAGGTCCCGCCACCGGCATCGAGCTCGCCAAGCAGCGTGCTCAAGAAGTTGCCGCCCGCCTCCTCAGCGTTGCTCCTCCTCCCCCGCTCGACGCCAAGCGTCCCAAATCCGATAACGGTGCTCCTACCTCCGGCTTCGATTCTTATG ATGCGAAGCCTCAGTACTCTGCTGTTCCTCCAGTCTCCTACAGTCACCAAGGAACGAGCAAGAAGATTGATATCCCTAACGGCCGGGTTGGTGTGATTATTGGCAAAAGTGGAGAGACCATTAAATATCTTCAGTTGCAGTCTGGTGCCAAAATTCAAGTTACTCGCGATATGGACGCCGACCCTAATTCTGCTACCAGGACCGTTGAGCTTATGGGCACTCCCGAGGCAATTGCCTCTGCAGAGAAACTCATTAATGAAGTTCTTGCCGAG GCTGAATCTGGAGGCTCTGGCATTGTTGCTCGAAGACTAACCGGACAAGCTGGGTCAGATGAATTTGTTATGAGAATCCCAAATAATAAG GTTGGCCTTATTATTGGAAAAGGTGGAGAAACCATAAAGAATATGCAAGCTTCTACTGGCGCACGGATTCAG GTCATACCTCTGCATCTTCCTCCGGGTGACACATCAACTGAAAGAACTTTAAAGATTGATGGGACACCTGAGCAAATTGAGTCTGCAAAGGAGTTGGTTAATCAAATCATCAGCGGCGAG AATCGACTTAGAAATCCTTCAATGTCTGGTGGGTATCCTCAGCAAGGCTACCAATCTCGACCACCCTCTAACTGGGGTCCCCCCGCACCAATGCAGCAACCTGGTTATGGCTATGTTCAACCTGGAGCATATTCTGGTCCATCACCTCAATATAACATGCCTCAGCCACCATATTCAGGCTATCCTCCCCAACAACCAGGTGGATATTCCACCAATTGGGACCAGTCTTCTGCACCACCTCACCAACAGTCTACTCATGCTGGTGGCTATGATTACTATAGTCAACAACCACAACCGCAAAATCCTGGAGGTCCTGCACCTCCAGCTGACGGCTCTGCATACAATTATAGTCAACCACCTTCATCTGCTTATAGCCAACCGGGACAGGGTTATGCTCAGGACAGCTATAATGCATATAATGCACAATCTCATTCGGGGTATGGACAACCACCAACGTATGATCAGCAACAAGGCTATGGCTCCGTTACTGGCTATGGTAGTGGGAATAACCAAGCACAAGAGGGCCACACTTCGGGCTATGCATCGCAGGGAGATTCAGCCCCAGCTCCATCAACCCAACCGACCACCATTGCACAGCAAGGTTATCCTACCAGCCAACAGCCCAGCTCAAACACTTCCAACTACCCACCTCAGGGAACTCCTCAGTCGGGTTATGGCGTCCCCCCTACATCCCAAGCTGCTTATGGAAGTCAACCACAACCAGGTTATGGTCCTGGTTATGGAGCCCCTCAATCTCAGAAACCAAGTGGCAATCCTTCTGTTTATGGACAGTCGCAGTCACCTAGTGCAGTAGGAGGCTATGGTCAGTCAGCATATCCTGCGCAGCCTCCACCTTCTGGTTATACTCAACCCCAAGCAGAAACTGGTGCTCAGAGAGCACCTCCGTCGGGCTATGGTGCAGGGCAACCAGGTTATGGTTCTCAAGCATATGGTGCACCTCAGGGAGGCCAGCCTGCTTATGGACAGGCGCCGCCTCCATACACCAACAGTTCTTATGGTGCTGGTTATACTCAGGCTCCGGCCTATACTGGCGATGGTAATGGCAGTGGGAATACTCAGCCTCCCCAAACAACTGCTGCTAAAACTTCGCCCCAGACTTGA